The segment GGATGAACCAACCATAAATCCTGTAATATTCTGAAGAAAGATTAGTGGTATACCACGTTGCGCACAAAGCTCAATAAAATGTGCTCCTTTAAGAGCTGATTCGGAAAAAAGGATTCCATTGTTAGCAACAATTCCAACAGGGTAACCGTATAAATGCGCGAAACCTgtcaaattatttcataatatatcaataaatgaATACATTTTAGTtgtaaagttaaataaaaatctaccAGTAATTAATGTTGTTccatataattctttaaattcttcaaatcGACTTCCATCTACGATACGCGCAATGACATTTTTGACATCAAAAGATTTGCGCAGATTATCACCCACAATACCACCGAGCTCTGATGCAGAATATAGAGGTTCTTCGGGCttcttaattaataacttaaaataataatgataagcTTTTTTTAACCTCCAtgttttatgaaatatatatatatgcgtatacatttataattttgaacatTTACATCAGGTTTCTTTGACAAATTAAGCGTTTCAACAATTTTTCTTGCAGTTTGTAAGGCATGCTCATCGTTACTAGCGTAATGATCCGTTACCCCAGATATTCGACCTGACATATTAAAAGTTATcactatatttaattttttcaatttaatgattatttactTACAATGCAAATCCGCTCCTCCTAGTTCCTCTGCCGAAATAACTTCTCCAGTGGCTGCTTTGACTAATGGAGGCCCGGCTAAGAAAATGGTACCTTGTTTTGCAACAATAATACTTTCATCCGCCATAGCAGGAACGTAAGCGCCACCTGCTGTACATGATCCCATCACAACGGCTATTTGTGATATACCTTCGGATGACATAGCAGCCTAAATTAAACATcaatcaattaaatatatgtaataaattttgattattttatttataactctTACCTGATTAAAGAAAATGCGTCCAAAATGATCGCGGTCTGGAAAAACCTCTGCCTGCTGAGGAAGATTAGCACCTCCTGAATCTACTAAATATATACACGGTAACCGATTTTCTCGTGCAATCTCTTGTGCTCGTAAATGCTTTTTTACTATaaggattaaaaaataaaagtcaatATATCTACATACAAaagtttgtaagttataacCGATTAAAAAGTTATACCTGTAATGGGATAATATGTTCCGCCTTTAACTGTTGAGTCATTAGCAACAATCATACATTCCACCCTGCATCAGaacttacaaaataaatattcaacttTCATCAactgtgtattttttttttaatagtaatcaTTATATAGAATAAAGGCTAACCCTTTAACACATCCAATTCCAGTGATTATTCCACCTGCGGGTATTTCAtctgtatataatttataaccaGCGAGTTGTGAAAGTTCTAGAAAGGGAGATCTTTAAATATAGTccaaatcattatcattattttaaaattaaaaaatcaggaACTAAGGCCATACAAACTTGATTTTAtggttttcataatataaaaatttcatcaataaccCGGCAACCcggcttttaattttttttttcaaaaattttatatgcgaaattttttttcaatttttaaaaaattctcacccggtatagtaataatataaaaaatttttttttaagacttaACAAAACTGACCCGGCCGGACTATGAAAACCATTTTTACCACTTTGTGTCGCCTAATATAGaaggaattataaataaacttacccATTATCAAGTAAACGACTTATCCTTTAGTGGAACGAATTCGAGTAGGGTTAGATATAAGATTATGTATAACAATACGAATCAGGATGTAAAGAAAAAGTTAGGGTCAACCTATTACGAGGTAATAACTTATCGCGTTCTAAATGACGTTTTCGAGCTGCTTCACCTCCACCTGATAGGAATTCAGAAgacaaattatttacaaattttgcaaaaattaaatggaTAAACTGATTTTACCTAAtacgattttatttattaaattttccaaattttcgACCAAAATGTTCATTTTGTCAGCATTTTCctattacaataattaaattcaatatgaaaaaatttttattaacatattaacatacagtaaaaaaaagtacttaCCTTAAACACGTCACTATTATTGTCGACATTATTTGGTAAAACATTCGCAACTTTCTCATGCCAGGTATGATACGTTGGTTTCAATTTCGTGcggcaattaaaaataaactcattTCGAAgtgaaggaaaaaaaaaccttGTAAATTGCATAATGAAGataacaaaataaactaaaaGATTGGTTGATTCAGTTATATCGATTATTTGTCGTACCGATCGTATAAAATTGTGATGAGGGATTTCCATTTTTGGAAGATCAGAATGTgagattaaataataaactgaAACGCAAAATTCgataagtttttatatatgCACATAAACCATGGAAATTGAGTCAACAGagtaaaaaatactaaatttacagttattatttctatatcttataaattgaatatttatctttcttttttcattttatagcGTAATTcgattaattttacaatttttgaaagaaagtaACCTTCCAAATAGTTATGCCGCTTTACAGGTTTGTTCTTCATTAACGCGGTATTACAATTTCTTGAATTCTCATACAAATTAATCGATTTTAGGAAGAATCTACCATAGCTCTTAATACTGTTGATTCAATTGAATCTTTTACTAATGAAATTATAGAAGGACATTGGGAAGTTGTATTGCGCACTGTGTCTAATTTGAAAATACCCCAGAGAAAATTAATTGACCTCTATGAACaggttttatatttattaaattttcccTTATAGTGTAGCAAGGTAAATgcaatgatgaaaataattccatttttttagattgttTTAGAATTAATCGAAATGCGAGAACTAGGTGCAGCCAGAACTTTATTAAGGCAAACTGATCCAATGCAACTTTTGAGAGATCATTATTCTGAGCGATATCTTCACCTTGAAAATTTACTTTCTCGAACATGGTTTGATCAAAAAGAGGTAAGTTATCATTATTCatattaccaaaaaattttaattgtctaattaattaaaatattgatgttAAGGCATATCCATCAGGAATGACAAAAGAAAAGAGGCGGCAGGTTATTGCACAAGGTTAAATACGTTTTAGTATAATCTAATGATTAATATTctgttatttaattaaatatttatttttacagaaCTTTCTAGTGAAGTTACTGTGGTACCGTCTTCGAGACTTTTATCCCTCCTTGGACAAGCTTTAAAATGGCAACAGCATCAAGGATTATTGCCACCAGATACTGCATTTGATCTTTTTAGAGGTTCGGCACCAACAACAAAAGCTGAGGACGATGCAGTTCCTACGAGatgctataataaaattaaggtaaaatatataatcgtTTATAATTTAAGAATCATATGGGGAATTAAGTGTAAAGTTCAATCGTTTTACATTCATCTATTATTAAGTTTCCAAAAAAACATCACGCTGAAGCTGTCGCATTTTCACCTGACGGTCAATATTTAGCCACTGGTAGTTTGGATGGATTTATCGAAATATGGAATTACTTAACTGGAAAGCTTcgaaaagattttaaataccaAATAGAGGTTagattaaaagtttaattttctaGGCAAGTATCGATTCAGAGACGATTCATTAAtgttatatgttattatatatattaggataattcaatgttaatggAAGATCCTGTACTATGTCTAAGTTTTAGCAGAGATAGTGAAATGCTTGTATCTGGTGCACAGGATGGAATTATCAAGgtagttaaattttaaaaaaaattggttatttACAGAATAATTTACAAGACGTAAAGTTTTAGGTCTGGAAAATTCAAACGGGCCAATGTACGAGACGGTTTTCTCCAGCTCATAGCCAAGGTGTAACTTCTGTGTGTTTTAATCGGGATGGAACTCAAATTTTAAGTTCTAGTTTTGACCATACTGTCAGGTCTGTGCGATgttatgtttatttaataatttgtcatttgaaaataaaatattttatactatcttttatgacAGACTTCATGGTTTGAAATCTGgtaaaacaataaaagaattcAGAGGGCATACTTCATTTGTTAATAATGCAATATTCTCGCATGACATGTCAAGAATATTAAGTGCTAGTAGTGATGGTACAGTaaaagttagtaatatttaagaaaaatttaaatatcttaaaagaggcaatttaattatagatatttctaattattagATTTGGGACAGTAAATCAACTGGTTGTCTACATACAATTTTTCCACAAACTGGTGGTCGTAGTAATCGAGACAGTTCATTCATTGCTGGAGGAGTAACAGTCAATTGTGTTGTTCAAATGCCGAAAAATGCTGATCAATTCGTAGTATGTAATAAAAGTTcgacaatttatttaatgacaATAAAGGGACAAGTAAGAAAgtttaatgtaattattattattggaagCATACTTCGATCCTTTTTTAATCCCCTTCTTTTTTCAGATAACTAAATCATTTACTTCAGAAAAGAAGACCGATGGTGATTTTGTTAGTTGTACAGTGTCTCCTCAAggagattttatttattgtgtaGGTGAAGATTCTAGTTTGTATTGCTTTAATGTACAATCAGGAAAATTAACTACAACGTTAAAGGTACCTTTTTTTACGTGCAAATAATACTGTTTATTTTGgtattcttaaattaaaaatatttaattttttctttaacagtTATCTGATGCAGAAGTGATCGGCTTTGCACATCAtccattttcaaatattttagctGCTTATTCCGATGATGGGATTATAACTTTGTGGAAaccataaataaattaaattttgtttgatctcgaaaaaaatttaataagctGTATTATGATTTagattaaaatatatcaatatcgTAAAATGAACTATAGACAAAGTCCTGgattaatatatcaataaagtTTAACATACTATTAGTTATCAcatgaaattcaaaaaataatttgtttttaggATTCCTTCGCATTCAGTAATTACAGAAGGGTGAAATGTAGCCGTCAGAATTGTTACAATTAAGAAAAGTCAAATGATGGTGGTTTCATGTTTCTAGGTGTAACAGATGTTGAGAAATTTAGCCAATTATTTggatatataatatttacattactgttttaatattttgttgtttttggCTACCATGTGATGAAATGATTTTACAATAATGAGCTGTGTTTCATTTCTTTATTCACTAAATACAAGAAATTCTGTAAAACATACAAATTAATTACTGTACTCCTGGATATTACATATTGCTAAAATTCGAATTACTAAAATCTAATCCTAAATTTCAAAAccaattacaaattattactaGGAAACGGAACGGAAACCGTTATGGGTCCGGAGCGTGTAttgtaacatttatttatcttGTTTATTACGTatcacaaattttaatatttgcacaAATTTCAGTGACGTGTACGTGCACTTCTCCACGTGATCCAATATGTCCGGCAATTCGCCAAAATTCATCTACATTTAGGCAGGACCGGgaaaacttataataaatgtCACCGGACAATAGTAAAATGATGGTTTTGcccaaattaataaaaatttttcttaagtaattaaactaaaaatctaACAAATCATACAGAAATgtctgaaaaataaaatgaatcataaattattcttttaatatcaatattaactgagatcattaaattttccgaaaaaaattttataataacgcgaaccactttttaaaaaatttactaattatgcGAACCACCTTTTTGTGTTACacagaatatataaaaatctaaattgaGTGTATAAATCATGCATTTAACTCTAAACTTAAACAGATAAGTTTAATCCACACATTTTggcttcattaaaaattgtatatataaaaaattcaatggaTTTTACTAGTGTGCCGGGTACTACAGTGACCTCCATTATAGGTTTTCCCGGTCCTATTTAggcatataaaataaaataaataaataaattcaaaataaaaataacgaaaattcatagctattaatataataattatttaattccgCAGCATATACTTCACATATaagtttttcattttttttattttacgatatttgcaatataaaaaaaaaaaggatttaatattttttcgcATACGCGATATCAGTGCGATATCGCTCTAATtctcaatttttcttttgattttttttttacatttttgacGCAACTTTTATGTATCTATTGTAACACTTTTAAAAACCATATAGTATGCCTgctttacaatttttatttagtatatcaAAGAATACTGTTTTCGACTTTATATGGGAATGCGATATTTCGCGGGtgcgataaaaaacaaaattcataaaaaaaatagtactaattaaatcttttttccGGTTATTTTCGAGGGTACTGAGCAAGTTTGATTACCATAATTTTTGAGAAAACACACGCTAAGGgggaattattatataagtaataataaataagggGGAAGGGGGTCTAAAAAATTTCTGGCCCTCCCCTTAAATAaaaggtaatttatttatttacattttactatttatttctataatatttataatatttctatataacttttgaaaatcatataactaaatactattatattattattatattatactatattatacGTATCTGTTTAATTGTTTATCTGATTGTGGTGCTATTAAAAGAGTACTTTCCGAATTTTCATCTGGCAATATATCCAATATATCAGGATCTTCCCGATTACGATAAAGTATATAGTGTTGTGTCATGAACaataaatcaaatgatatGCTAAGAAATCCAAGAccactataaattaaataaaaaaaaaagaaaaagaatttagaattaattttgaaaaaaggaaacattatatcaaaaatcaaaataaaaaaacttacaGTTTTACATAATcctattagtaaattaaaagaataagtTGTGAATTAGTCTAAATATTTCACAAAACACGTGATAacaaaataactttatttaataataacttaccCCTAATATGCCGTGCCAATTATCTTGTAAGTACGCATCCAACACTAATTGGAAGATAGATAAAATACCACCGGTGAAAtcctaaatcaaaaaatttaaattaaataagagaaataataaacaagcagaaaataaaattttaaataataatatgcttaccaataatatattatagataCTCCATCCGACAGTAGATCTTCTTTTGAAGTTTAAGTACGCCTAAAacgaaatatttaaattagatCACAAAGCGAGGCGTAATAAAGACttgtttatgaaaaataacttacttgGGGAACATATTTGATGAAACTAAAACATAACTTGACGTAGCTCAAATAATATAACAGATCAATCCAATGACATAATCCAAAGATAGCTCCAAACAACAATGAAGATGAAAAGAACAATAATATAGACATTAATGAGAATGCAACAGTTGATATTTGTTGAGATTGGTCTCtctataaaaatcaaataaaaaatatatataaataaaatgcaaaataataagaaagaaaagaaaatgacaTGTGACATACCTTATATATGAATGTTTGAACTAAAGTGATTGTACTTAATATTAATGCATGTAAAGAAAATGCTACGTCGTTAATTTGTACCAAGTTATCTTTGCCATTATTCCTATCTCGATATTCTTTACGTATTTGTTCGGATGAAAAAAAAGCTAAATTAAAGATTGTATAACATGCAAATCCAAAGACGTTATACCATAGAAAATCTATGGATAATCCAtgtactctttttttttttaaaaaaaagttgagagttaattttttgaaatgaatATTAACGATTTAACGATTAGAATAGATAACAATAAGAATCAATTTAAATACCTTTTTCTTCGCCAATTTAATATCGCTTGTGGATAAAAACTTATTGACCATGCAAAgaaatatatctataatatgCGAGAAA is part of the Rhizophagus irregularis chromosome 26, complete sequence genome and harbors:
- a CDS encoding Methylcrotonoyl-CoA carboxylase beta chain mitochondrial, which encodes MQFTRFFFPSLRNEFIFNCRTKLKPTYHTWHEKVANVLPNNVDNNSDVFKENADKMNILVENLENLINKIVLGGGEAARKRHLERDKLLPRNRISRLLDNGSPFLELSQLAGYKLYTDEIPAGGIITGIGCVKGVECMIVANDSTVKGGTYYPITVKKHLRAQEIARENRLPCIYLVDSGGANLPQQAEVFPDRDHFGRIFFNQAAMSSEGISQIAVVMGSCTAGGAYVPAMADESIIVAKQGTIFLAGPPLVKAATGEVISAEELGGADLHCRISGVTDHYASNDEHALQTARKIVETLNLSKKPDLLIKKPEEPLYSASELGGIVGDNLRKSFDVKNVIARIVDGSRFEEFKELYGTTLITGFAHLYGYPVGIVANNGILFSESALKGAHFIELCAQRGIPLIFLQNITGFMVGSSAEAGGIAKNGAKMVTAVSCAKVPKLTVIIGGSFGAGNYGMCGRAYSPRFLWMWPNARISVMGGEQAASVLAQIRKEAEAKKKGETWSMEEEEKFKKPIRERFEVEGHPYFSSARLWDDGIINPADTRKVLGLALSATLNAPIEKTRFGIFRM